TCGCGGTCGGGCCGGGGTGCGGCATCTGCGCGGCCGTCGTCCTGGTCGTCTGCGGTCGGGCGTGGGCCGATCACCGGGACAGCCGGACCGCGCGACAGCACGAGGACGCTCTGGTCGAGGCGATCGCTGCGGTCGCCGCCGAGGTCCGTTCCGGACACGCTCCGGCCGCGGCGCTTCGAGCCGGCGGACTGGCGGCCGGCGGCGGGGTGGGCGCAGCCCTGCGCGACGCCGCCTCGACGGCAATGCTCGGCGGTGACGCCGGCGTTGCTCTGGCCGCCGCTGCGCGAGCCGGCCCGGTCGGCGACGGACTGGGCCAGGTTGCCGCGGCGTGGCAGGTCAGCGCCCGCAGCGGGGCGGCGCTCGGTGAGGTGCTGGACCGGGTCGAGCGTGACCTGCGGTCGGAGCGTGCGCGCCGCCGGCGGCTCGACGCGGAACTGGCCGGGCCCCGCGCCACGGCGGCACTCCTCGCCGGATTGCCCGTCGTCGGCCTCGGTCTCGGCGCGGCCATGGGCGCACACCCGGCCCGGGTGTTGCTGCAGACCGGTCCCGGGCAGGTCGCGCTCGCGACCGGTGCGATCCTCGACGGACTCGGCGTCTGGTGGACGGCTCGCATCGTCGACGCCGCCGGACGTGGACCATGACCGTCACGGCCGCAGCGATGGTCGCGTCCGCAGTGGGCGTGGTCTGCTGGCCCGCCGCGGCGCCGCGCAGCGATGCCGAACGGCGGGTCCGCCGCGTGACGTCGACGCCGAGCGGTCCCCCGCCCGTCCGGGCGCCGTCCGTCGGCGGGACAAGGCTGGTCGCGGTCATCGTCGCCGTGATCACTGTCGTCCTCGTCCGCTCGCCCGCCGGAGTCGCGGTCGGCGTGGCCCTCGGCCTGTTCCTCGACCGGTTCCTGCCGGCGCGGGAGAGCCGCGCCGACCGTCGCCGCCGGGCCGCGCGGGATCGGATGCTGCCCTCCACGCTCGACCTGCTTGCAGTGGGACTGCATGCGGGCCTGGCGTTCGGAACGGCTGCCGAGGTGGTGGCGACGGCGCGTGGGGGGCCGCTCGCCGACGACCTCGCCCGGGTGGCGTCGCTGATCCGACTGGGTGCCGCCCCGACCGCGGCGTGGGCCGATTACGCCGCCGACCCGGTGTGGGGTGTCGTCGCGCGGGCGGTGGCGCGCTCGGCGGACAGCGGGAACACGTTGGCCGCGACGATGGAGCGGGTCGCCGAAGACCGGCGGGCGGAGGCCGTCCAGCGCGGTGAGGGCGCGGCGCGGCGTGCATCGGTGATCGCGATGGCGCCGCTCGGGCTGTGCTTTCTGCCGGCCTTCGTTTCCCTCGGCGTCATTCCGGTCGTGATCGGCCTGGCCGCCGGCGCACTCCGATAGGGCACGGCTCGTGCACCTCGCCGTCAAGCTGCTACTGCCGGTGGAGCGGTGCCGATAGCATCATGGCCGCGTGCCGCCCGGGCGGCCACGCAGAGCACCAGGGGCCGTCATGGCGCGCAGTGGCATCACCGGGACCGACGTCGCGGACCTCGTGCGACGCTGCAGGACGCGGCCGCCGCGCTGATCCGCGGCGACGTTCGCAGCTACCTGGATCTGTTCGTACACGCCGACGACTACACGCTGGTCCCGCCGTTCGGCGGAGAGCCGCGGCACGGATTCGACGACAGCGAACACGCCGTCGAGCAGCTGTCCCGGTTCTTCACCGGCGGCGAGGCGCAGGTGGACGTGGTGCAGTCCTACATCGCGGGCGAGTGCGTCGTGCTGGTGCTGATCGAACGACAACACGGCACGGTCGGCGGGCTGCCGGATCAGGACTGGTCGTTGCGCGTGACGATGATGTTCCGCCGGGAGGGCGACGACTGGCGGTTGGTGCACCGGCACGCCGATCCACTGGTGCGCGAGATCAACCTCCGCCGTGCCGCCGAGCTGGCCCGCGGCGAGCGCCCACCTGCGGACGGGTAGCCCGGGCAACGGCTCGTAAGTCTCGTGTCAAGCACGGATCCACAGGCTGTCGAGGAGTCCACATCCTGC
This DNA window, taken from Mycobacteriales bacterium, encodes the following:
- a CDS encoding type II secretion system F family protein, which produces MTVTAAAMVASAVGVVCWPAAAPRSDAERRVRRVTSTPSGPPPVRAPSVGGTRLVAVIVAVITVVLVRSPAGVAVGVALGLFLDRFLPARESRADRRRRAARDRMLPSTLDLLAVGLHAGLAFGTAAEVVATARGGPLADDLARVASLIRLGAAPTAAWADYAADPVWGVVARAVARSADSGNTLAATMERVAEDRRAEAVQRGEGAARRASVIAMAPLGLCFLPAFVSLGVIPVVIGLAAGALR
- a CDS encoding nuclear transport factor 2 family protein, with product MPIASWPRAARAATQSTRGRHGAQWHHRDRRRGPRATLQDAAAALIRGDVRSYLDLFVHADDYTLVPPFGGEPRHGFDDSEHAVEQLSRFFTGGEAQVDVVQSYIAGECVVLVLIERQHGTVGGLPDQDWSLRVTMMFRREGDDWRLVHRHADPLVREINLRRAAELARGERPPADG
- a CDS encoding type II secretion system F family protein; amino-acid sequence: MTTVAALTLAALGLLAAPGPDRPERRLQISTVAARGAPGEPRWAGPMAWCARSAVGRPARWAGAAAVGLIATVAVGPGCGICAAVVLVVCGRAWADHRDSRTARQHEDALVEAIAAVAAEVRSGHAPAAALRAGGLAAGGGVGAALRDAASTAMLGGDAGVALAAAARAGPVGDGLGQVAAAWQVSARSGAALGEVLDRVERDLRSERARRRRLDAELAGPRATAALLAGLPVVGLGLGAAMGAHPARVLLQTGPGQVALATGAILDGLGVWWTARIVDAAGRGP